From the Pseudomonas putida genome, one window contains:
- a CDS encoding GNAT family N-acetyltransferase produces the protein MHLAHRPVHASDIPAICCFPQGPDELYYMFPKAIYPLTPAQLSDAIAQRNGSTVVEGDGLVLGFANFYKAEHGGVCALGNVVVAPAVRGQGVARYLVQCMIELAREQFAAREVWVSCFNHNTAGLLLYPQLGFVPFGIEERQAQDGRRVALVQMKQQLR, from the coding sequence ATGCACCTTGCCCACCGCCCCGTTCACGCCAGTGACATCCCGGCCATCTGCTGCTTCCCTCAGGGCCCGGACGAGCTGTACTACATGTTCCCCAAAGCCATCTACCCGCTCACCCCCGCGCAACTGAGCGACGCCATCGCCCAACGCAACGGTTCGACCGTGGTCGAAGGCGACGGCCTGGTGCTCGGTTTCGCCAACTTCTACAAGGCCGAGCACGGTGGTGTATGCGCCCTCGGCAACGTAGTGGTGGCCCCCGCCGTTCGCGGTCAGGGCGTGGCACGTTACCTAGTGCAGTGCATGATCGAGCTGGCCCGCGAGCAGTTCGCGGCGCGGGAGGTCTGGGTGTCGTGCTTCAACCACAACACCGCAGGCTTGCTGCTTTATCCACAGCTTGGCTTCGTGCCGTTTGGCATCGAGGAGCGGCAGGCTCAGGATGGCAGGCGGGTGGCCTTGGTGCAGATGAAACAGCAGCTTCGTTGA
- a CDS encoding DUF3077 domain-containing protein has product MTDELKSRTTAGKETFLDLYAIQPGIPLDHAFDELSVLLGCIRHLSEEAEMESNLIAGSATRILSAMAKALINDMEMGLNRSA; this is encoded by the coding sequence ATGACTGATGAGCTGAAGTCCCGAACCACGGCAGGCAAGGAGACCTTTCTCGACCTGTACGCCATCCAGCCCGGTATCCCGCTCGATCATGCCTTTGATGAGCTGTCGGTGTTGCTGGGGTGTATTCGCCACCTGAGCGAAGAGGCCGAGATGGAGAGCAACCTGATCGCGGGCAGTGCGACGCGGATTCTCAGTGCCATGGCCAAGGCGCTGATAAATGACATGGAAATGGGCCTGAACCGCAGCGCCTGA
- a CDS encoding putative selenate ABC transporter substrate-binding protein — MLKRPLALAAGLVLSCCAVVAQAADTLRVSAIPDEAPTELLRKFEPLGQYLSKQLGMDVKFVPVADYPAVVESLASNRLDMAWLGGFTFVQVHLKDPTATPLVQREQDAQFTSKFITANPAVKSLADLKGKSFAFGSISSTSGSLMPRYFMLKEDNIKPESYFSRVAYSGAHDATVAWVQAGKVDGGVLNASVWQKLVDAGKVDTSKVKVFATTPAYYDYNWTVRGNMDPALKEKIKKAFLDLDPANPEHKAILDLQAASRFIETKPENYAGTEQAAREAGLLK, encoded by the coding sequence ATGCTCAAACGCCCCCTGGCGCTCGCCGCCGGCCTCGTGCTGTCCTGCTGTGCCGTAGTTGCCCAGGCAGCCGATACCTTGCGGGTCAGTGCCATCCCCGACGAAGCGCCGACCGAACTGCTGCGCAAGTTCGAGCCACTGGGCCAGTACCTGTCCAAGCAACTGGGCATGGACGTGAAGTTCGTTCCGGTTGCCGACTACCCGGCGGTGGTCGAGTCGCTGGCCAGCAACCGCCTGGACATGGCCTGGCTGGGTGGTTTCACTTTCGTCCAGGTGCACCTGAAGGACCCGACCGCCACGCCGCTGGTGCAGCGTGAGCAGGACGCCCAGTTCACCTCCAAGTTCATCACCGCCAACCCGGCCGTGAAGAGCCTGGCCGACCTCAAGGGCAAGTCGTTCGCCTTCGGTTCGATCTCGTCCACCTCGGGCAGCCTGATGCCGCGCTACTTCATGCTCAAGGAAGACAACATCAAGCCTGAGAGCTACTTCAGCCGTGTGGCCTATTCCGGTGCCCATGACGCGACCGTAGCCTGGGTGCAGGCGGGCAAGGTCGACGGCGGCGTGCTCAATGCCAGCGTCTGGCAAAAGCTGGTCGATGCCGGCAAGGTCGATACCAGCAAGGTCAAGGTGTTCGCCACCACGCCGGCCTACTACGACTATAACTGGACCGTGCGCGGCAACATGGACCCGGCGCTGAAAGAGAAAATCAAGAAGGCCTTCCTCGACCTCGACCCGGCCAACCCGGAGCACAAGGCGATCCTCGACCTGCAGGCGGCCAGCCGCTTCATCGAGACCAAGCCTGAAAACTATGCGGGCACCGAGCAAGCTGCACGTGAGGCCGGCCTGCTCAAGTGA
- a CDS encoding bestrophin family protein, translating to MKDVIARKYRLIVKTFGYIGWSLFWLLLWDVLVTIDFMLFFNSKFTLPLIPLTLLGSALVVLVSFRNSSAYNRWWEARTLWGALVNGSRSFARQTLTLIDDSEDGLNPVKATLLRRHIAYVNCLAAHLKGEACPDELMAFIPPGEFERRNRSNNFANDILSGSAALLAREYQAGRLDSIRLARLESTLVDLSNAQGGMERIANTPLPYPYVYFPRLFITLFCLIVPVGLVESLGWFTPLASTVVGFMLLAIERIGTDLQSPFRFSEHQIQMDTICETIERNLESMQREAQCGELVS from the coding sequence GTGAAAGACGTCATCGCCCGCAAGTACCGCCTGATCGTCAAGACGTTCGGCTACATCGGCTGGTCGCTGTTCTGGCTGCTGCTCTGGGACGTACTGGTCACCATCGACTTCATGCTGTTCTTCAACAGCAAGTTCACCCTGCCGTTGATTCCACTGACCTTGCTGGGTTCGGCGCTGGTGGTGCTGGTGAGCTTTCGCAACAGCAGCGCCTACAACCGCTGGTGGGAAGCGCGAACTTTATGGGGAGCGTTGGTGAACGGTTCGCGCAGCTTCGCCCGGCAGACGCTGACACTGATCGATGACAGCGAGGATGGACTGAACCCGGTCAAGGCGACCCTGCTGCGCCGGCACATCGCCTATGTGAACTGCCTGGCGGCGCACCTGAAGGGTGAGGCCTGCCCGGACGAACTGATGGCATTCATCCCGCCGGGGGAGTTCGAGCGGCGCAACCGTTCGAACAACTTCGCCAACGATATTCTCAGCGGCTCGGCGGCGTTGCTGGCACGGGAATACCAGGCCGGGCGGCTGGACAGCATTCGCCTGGCGCGGCTGGAGTCGACGTTGGTGGACCTGTCCAATGCCCAGGGCGGCATGGAGCGGATCGCCAATACACCGCTGCCCTACCCCTACGTGTACTTTCCACGGCTGTTCATCACCCTGTTCTGCCTGATCGTACCGGTGGGCCTGGTGGAATCGCTGGGCTGGTTCACGCCACTGGCGTCGACAGTGGTTGGGTTCATGCTGCTGGCGATCGAGCGGATCGGGACTGATCTGCAGAGTCCGTTTCGCTTCAGTGAGCATCAGATCCAGATGGATACCATCTGCGAGACCATCGAGCGGAATCTGGAATCGATGCAGCGGGAAGCTCAGTGTGGGGAGTTGGTCTCGTGA
- a CDS encoding trypsin-like peptidase domain-containing protein translates to MLLSGCNGMPTAYVSDPVYDQAFVVTSGAPLPMLLMASAIQWNEDYAVTAKHTPFLRNVVHEGLGDVVFFKHKAGKVPQWRQFVPGESVTAVGFNSLMMPVQGKGHTLDSLVRLEGTPGSVFYAVHDGPITKGMSGGPVFADDGKVVGMNVAFIAKDGIDARNRPDLADKARVSVFMSYSEIDKEWRRFQYLAHKGKPHGAPAAIKGYVAVAGKP, encoded by the coding sequence ATGCTGCTGAGTGGGTGCAATGGAATGCCAACCGCATACGTTTCAGACCCCGTTTACGACCAGGCTTTTGTCGTCACTTCCGGTGCCCCCCTCCCGATGCTGCTGATGGCCAGTGCCATCCAGTGGAACGAAGACTACGCCGTCACTGCCAAGCACACTCCGTTCCTGCGCAACGTGGTGCATGAAGGGCTGGGTGATGTGGTGTTTTTCAAGCACAAGGCCGGCAAGGTGCCGCAGTGGCGCCAGTTCGTGCCGGGCGAGTCGGTGACTGCGGTCGGCTTCAACAGCTTGATGATGCCAGTGCAGGGCAAGGGTCACACGCTCGACTCGTTGGTGCGCCTCGAAGGCACGCCGGGAAGTGTTTTCTACGCGGTGCATGATGGCCCAATCACCAAGGGCATGTCAGGCGGCCCTGTGTTCGCCGATGACGGCAAGGTGGTCGGAATGAATGTCGCCTTCATCGCCAAGGACGGGATCGATGCCCGCAACCGCCCGGACCTGGCCGACAAGGCACGGGTCAGTGTGTTCATGTCGTACAGCGAGATCGACAAGGAATGGCGGCGCTTCCAGTACCTGGCGCACAAGGGCAAGCCACACGGCGCGCCTGCTGCGATCAAGGGCTATGTGGCAGTAGCCGGCAAGCCTTGA
- the selD gene encoding selenide, water dikinase SelD produces the protein MSEPIRLTQYSHGAGCGCKISPKVLDVILAESGAQALDPKLWVGNASRDDAAVYALDDERGVVSTTDFFMPIVDDPYDFGRIAATNAISDIYAMGGDPLMAIAILGWPVNVLPPEVAREVIRGGRAVCAEAGIPLAGGHSIDAPEPIFGLAVTGVVSKHHLKRNDTATAGCRLYLTKPLGIGILTTAEKKAKLREQDQGLARDWMCTLNTPGSRFGKLDGVKAMTDVTGFGLLGHLVELAEGSGLTAELNYAAVPRLPSVDHYLAEGCIPGGTLRNYDSYGHKLGALTDEQKHLLCDPQTSGGLLVAVTPEGEAEFLAVAGELGLNLSPIGLLVERQSHAVEVN, from the coding sequence ATGAGCGAGCCGATTCGCCTCACCCAGTACAGCCACGGTGCCGGCTGTGGCTGCAAGATCTCCCCCAAGGTGCTGGATGTGATCCTCGCCGAGAGCGGCGCCCAGGCCCTGGACCCGAAGTTGTGGGTCGGCAATGCCTCACGTGACGACGCCGCCGTGTATGCCCTGGATGACGAGCGCGGGGTGGTATCGACCACCGATTTCTTCATGCCGATCGTCGACGACCCGTACGACTTCGGGCGCATCGCCGCCACCAATGCCATCAGCGATATCTACGCCATGGGCGGCGACCCGCTGATGGCCATCGCCATCCTCGGCTGGCCGGTCAACGTGCTGCCACCGGAAGTCGCCCGCGAAGTGATCCGCGGCGGCCGCGCCGTGTGCGCCGAAGCCGGCATCCCGCTGGCTGGCGGCCACTCCATCGACGCCCCCGAGCCAATCTTCGGCCTGGCGGTCACCGGCGTGGTCAGCAAGCACCACCTCAAACGCAACGACACCGCCACTGCAGGCTGCCGCCTGTACCTGACCAAGCCACTGGGCATCGGCATCCTCACCACCGCCGAGAAGAAGGCCAAGCTGCGCGAGCAGGACCAGGGCCTGGCACGCGACTGGATGTGCACGCTGAATACCCCGGGCAGCCGCTTTGGCAAGCTCGATGGGGTCAAGGCAATGACCGACGTCACCGGCTTCGGCCTGCTCGGCCACCTGGTGGAGCTGGCAGAAGGCAGCGGCCTGACGGCGGAACTTAACTACGCCGCCGTGCCACGCCTGCCGAGCGTCGACCATTACCTTGCCGAAGGCTGCATTCCTGGCGGCACACTGCGCAACTACGACAGCTACGGGCACAAGCTCGGCGCGCTGACCGACGAGCAGAAGCACCTGCTGTGCGACCCGCAGACCAGCGGCGGCCTGCTGGTTGCCGTCACCCCCGAAGGCGAGGCCGAGTTCCTGGCAGTGGCAGGCGAACTGGGGCTCAACCTGTCGCCGATCGGCCTGCTGGTCGAGCGACAGAGCCATGCGGTCGAGGTGAACTGA
- the mnmH gene encoding tRNA 2-selenouridine(34) synthase MnmH — MRPDCTDLRQLFLDDAPMMDMRAPIEFVKGAFPGTVNLPLMTDQERQKVGTCYKQQGQAAAITLGHQLVSGATKRERLHAWASFAKAHPDGYLYCARGGLRSLIVQQWLRDEAGIDYPRIKGGYKAMRTFLLETTQQAVEQCDFVLVGGLTGTGKTDVLHQLNNVLDLEGHANHRGSSFGKRATGQPAQIDFENKLAVDVLKKRARGIEQFVLEDEGRIVGSCSVPLELYQGMQQYPMVWLEDSFENRVERILRDYVINLCAEFVDVHGEEGGRLKFAGRMLQSMGNIHKRLGGERFQRLSAMLNEALDEQLRSGAVDLHRGWIEGLLKEYYDPMYAYQREAKAERIEFAGDGVEVREYLKARARR, encoded by the coding sequence ATGCGCCCCGACTGCACCGACTTGCGCCAACTGTTCCTCGACGACGCACCGATGATGGACATGCGCGCGCCGATCGAATTCGTCAAAGGTGCCTTCCCCGGCACCGTCAACCTGCCGCTGATGACGGACCAGGAGCGGCAGAAGGTCGGCACCTGCTACAAGCAGCAGGGCCAGGCCGCTGCCATCACCCTCGGCCACCAGCTGGTCAGCGGCGCGACCAAGCGCGAGCGCCTGCATGCCTGGGCCAGCTTCGCCAAGGCCCACCCTGATGGCTACCTGTACTGCGCCCGTGGCGGCCTGCGCTCGCTGATCGTGCAGCAGTGGCTGCGCGACGAGGCCGGCATCGACTACCCCCGCATCAAGGGCGGCTACAAGGCCATGCGCACCTTCCTGCTGGAAACCACCCAGCAGGCCGTGGAGCAATGCGATTTCGTGCTGGTAGGCGGCCTCACCGGCACCGGCAAGACCGACGTGCTGCACCAGCTGAACAACGTGCTCGACCTCGAAGGCCACGCTAACCACCGCGGCTCCAGCTTCGGCAAACGCGCCACCGGCCAGCCGGCGCAGATCGACTTCGAGAACAAGCTGGCCGTCGACGTGCTGAAGAAGCGTGCCCGGGGCATCGAACAGTTCGTGCTGGAAGATGAAGGCCGCATCGTCGGCAGTTGCTCGGTGCCGCTGGAGCTGTACCAGGGCATGCAGCAGTACCCGATGGTGTGGCTGGAGGACAGTTTCGAGAACCGCGTAGAGCGTATCTTGCGCGATTACGTGATCAACCTGTGCGCCGAGTTCGTTGATGTGCATGGCGAGGAAGGCGGTCGGCTGAAGTTTGCCGGGCGCATGCTGCAGAGCATGGGCAACATCCACAAGCGTCTTGGTGGAGAGCGCTTCCAGCGCTTGTCAGCCATGTTGAACGAGGCGTTGGACGAGCAACTGCGCAGTGGCGCGGTGGACCTGCACCGGGGCTGGATCGAAGGGCTGCTCAAGGAATACTACGACCCGATGTACGCCTACCAGCGTGAAGCCAAGGCCGAGCGGATCGAGTTTGCCGGGGATGGCGTGGAAGTGCGCGAATACCTCAAGGCCCGCGCTCGACGTTGA
- the alaC gene encoding alanine transaminase produces MANPGSPRRFARIDRLPPYVFNITAELKMAARRRGEDIIDLSMGNPDGATPPHIVEKLVQVAQRDDTHGYSTSRGIPRLRRAISNWYKERYEVDIDPESEAIVTIGSKEGLAHLMLGTLDHGDTVLVPNPSYPIHIYGAVIAGAQVRSVPLVPGVDFFNELERAIRESIPKPKMMILGFPSNPTAQCVELDFFERVVALAKQYDVLVVHDLAYADIVYDGWKAPSIMQVPGAKDIAVEFFTLSKSYNMAGWRIGFMVGNPELVSALARIKSYHDYGTFTPLQVAAIAALEGDQQCVRDIAEQYRQRRNLLVKGLHELGWMVENPKASMYVWAKIPEQYAHLGSLEFSKKLLADAKVCVSPGIGFGDYGDDHVRFALIENQDRIRQAIRGIRQMFRADGLTQK; encoded by the coding sequence ATGGCCAATCCAGGTTCGCCGCGCCGCTTCGCGCGCATCGATCGTCTCCCCCCTTACGTCTTCAACATCACTGCCGAACTCAAGATGGCTGCCCGCCGCCGTGGCGAGGACATCATCGACCTGAGCATGGGCAACCCCGATGGCGCGACCCCGCCGCACATCGTCGAGAAGCTGGTGCAGGTCGCCCAGCGTGATGACACCCATGGCTATTCCACCTCCCGCGGTATTCCACGCCTGCGCCGGGCCATCTCCAACTGGTACAAGGAGCGCTACGAGGTCGATATCGACCCGGAAAGCGAAGCCATTGTCACCATCGGCTCGAAAGAAGGCCTGGCGCACCTGATGCTCGGCACCCTCGACCATGGTGACACCGTACTGGTGCCCAACCCGAGCTACCCGATCCACATCTACGGTGCCGTGATCGCCGGCGCCCAGGTGCGCTCGGTGCCGCTGGTGCCAGGGGTAGACTTCTTCAACGAACTGGAGCGGGCGATCCGCGAATCGATCCCCAAGCCGAAGATGATGATCCTCGGCTTCCCGTCCAACCCCACAGCCCAGTGCGTGGAGCTGGACTTCTTCGAGCGCGTGGTGGCCCTGGCCAAGCAGTACGACGTGCTGGTGGTGCACGACCTGGCCTACGCCGACATCGTCTACGACGGCTGGAAGGCCCCGTCGATCATGCAGGTACCTGGCGCCAAGGACATCGCGGTGGAGTTCTTCACCCTGTCCAAGAGCTACAACATGGCCGGCTGGCGGATCGGCTTCATGGTCGGCAACCCTGAGCTGGTCAGCGCCCTGGCACGGATCAAGAGCTACCACGACTACGGCACCTTCACCCCACTGCAGGTGGCGGCCATCGCCGCGCTGGAAGGCGACCAGCAGTGCGTGCGTGACATCGCCGAGCAGTACCGCCAGCGCCGCAACTTGCTGGTCAAGGGCCTGCATGAACTGGGCTGGATGGTCGAGAACCCCAAGGCATCGATGTACGTGTGGGCGAAGATCCCGGAGCAGTACGCGCACCTGGGTTCGCTGGAGTTTTCCAAGAAGCTGCTGGCTGATGCCAAGGTCTGCGTATCGCCGGGCATCGGTTTTGGCGACTACGGCGATGACCACGTGCGCTTCGCCCTGATCGAGAACCAGGACCGCATCCGCCAGGCGATCCGCGGTATCCGCCAGATGTTCCGGGCCGATGGCCTGACCCAGAAGTAA
- a CDS encoding PhnE/PtxC family ABC transporter permease, producing MLKADARDPAALPRLLLTLLALTVLWPGLQLSELNPGVLLQAENRQQIASFTSAFWPPAHDAEFLKLLYESTLQTLAVATAGMALALLLAVPTSLLASRALSLRAASRGGRAGPWSRLLRLPVRGLLIFLRSVPEIVWALLFVRAVGLGPTAGVLAIAITYSGMLGKVYAEIFESVDQRPAHALLQAGSGRLTAFFYGILPSASAEVVSYTVYRWECAVRASVVMGFVGAGGLGQQIDLSMRMFAGGEVASMLLAFLGLVLLADLLSRFLRGRLA from the coding sequence ATGCTGAAGGCCGACGCCCGCGACCCGGCTGCGTTGCCGCGTTTGTTGCTGACTTTGCTGGCGTTGACCGTGCTGTGGCCTGGGCTGCAATTGAGCGAACTGAACCCAGGCGTCTTGCTGCAGGCGGAGAACCGGCAGCAGATCGCCAGCTTCACCAGCGCCTTCTGGCCGCCGGCGCATGATGCCGAATTCCTCAAGTTACTCTACGAATCCACCTTGCAGACCTTGGCCGTGGCGACTGCCGGCATGGCCCTGGCGCTGTTGCTGGCGGTGCCGACCAGCCTGCTGGCCAGCCGTGCACTGTCACTGCGCGCCGCCTCCCGGGGTGGCCGGGCCGGGCCGTGGTCGCGCTTGTTGCGCCTGCCTGTGCGCGGCTTGCTGATTTTCCTGCGCAGCGTGCCGGAGATCGTCTGGGCGCTGTTGTTCGTGCGGGCCGTAGGCCTGGGGCCGACGGCCGGGGTGCTGGCCATCGCCATCACCTACAGCGGCATGCTCGGCAAGGTCTATGCGGAAATCTTCGAATCGGTCGACCAGCGCCCGGCGCATGCCTTGTTGCAGGCTGGCAGCGGCCGATTGACGGCGTTCTTCTACGGCATCCTGCCCAGTGCGTCGGCGGAAGTGGTGTCGTACACCGTCTATCGCTGGGAATGCGCCGTGCGCGCGTCGGTGGTGATGGGCTTTGTCGGGGCTGGCGGGCTGGGGCAGCAAATCGACCTGTCGATGCGCATGTTCGCCGGGGGCGAGGTGGCGAGCATGCTGCTGGCGTTCCTCGGCCTGGTGCTGCTGGCTGACCTGCTCAGCCGCTTCCTGCGCGGGAGGCTGGCATGA
- the phnE gene encoding phosphonate ABC transporter, permease protein PhnE: MNRVINLLVIVAIGVAVVASFGYLQLDLHALVGDGGLGQMGEYAARFLHPDWSGEHLQAVGRGAMETLAMSGLGTLLAMVLGMLLALPAAGRFGWPLQSLARLLLNALRAIPELVWAALTVLAAGLGPNAGTLALALHTSGVLGRLFAEALENAPVEPAAAIRLQGGGQVAAFCFGTLPNLWPQLLAYSLYRWENNIRMASVLGFVGAGGLGQMLYTTLSLFQEAQASTVIMAMLLLVLLVDAFSDVLRQRYVRA, from the coding sequence ATGAACCGGGTGATCAACCTGCTGGTGATCGTTGCCATCGGGGTAGCGGTGGTGGCGTCGTTCGGTTATCTGCAACTGGACCTGCATGCCTTGGTGGGTGATGGCGGGTTGGGGCAGATGGGCGAGTATGCAGCTCGCTTCCTGCACCCGGACTGGTCCGGCGAGCACTTGCAGGCTGTAGGGCGGGGTGCCATGGAGACCCTGGCCATGTCCGGGCTGGGCACCTTGCTGGCGATGGTCCTCGGCATGCTGCTGGCCTTGCCGGCGGCGGGGCGCTTCGGTTGGCCGCTGCAATCGCTGGCGCGGTTGCTGCTCAATGCCTTGAGGGCCATTCCGGAGTTGGTGTGGGCCGCCTTGACGGTGCTGGCGGCGGGTCTTGGGCCCAATGCCGGTACCTTGGCCCTGGCGCTGCACACATCCGGCGTGTTGGGGCGCTTGTTCGCCGAAGCGCTGGAGAATGCGCCGGTAGAACCTGCCGCTGCGATTCGCTTGCAGGGTGGTGGCCAAGTGGCGGCGTTCTGTTTCGGGACCTTGCCGAACCTGTGGCCGCAGCTGCTCGCTTACAGCCTGTACCGCTGGGAGAACAACATTCGCATGGCCAGTGTGTTGGGGTTTGTCGGAGCAGGGGGGCTGGGGCAGATGCTCTACACCACCCTGAGCCTGTTCCAGGAGGCCCAGGCGAGTACGGTGATCATGGCGATGTTGCTGCTGGTGTTGCTGGTGGATGCCTTCAGTGATGTGTTGCGCCAGCGGTATGTGCGGGCCTGA
- a CDS encoding GNAT family N-acetyltransferase yields the protein MTPPRSFPTDLCLDSPRLQLRPMRHADAVQWLTIMADPEVMRYWHHAPWQDLAEAESALAADREAYTNGDQLKLGMYRRDNGELIGMVQLFNIDDVSRRGEIGYCLASAVQGRGYMDEALTCFIDYIAHTLHMRRLEGEIDPRNQGSARTLERQGFVLEGTLRARWCVAGELTDSGIYGLLLEPPVA from the coding sequence GTGACCCCACCCCGCAGTTTCCCGACTGACCTCTGCCTCGACAGCCCGCGCCTGCAGCTGCGGCCGATGCGCCACGCTGACGCTGTGCAGTGGCTGACGATCATGGCCGACCCCGAGGTCATGCGTTACTGGCACCATGCACCCTGGCAAGACCTGGCCGAAGCCGAAAGCGCCCTGGCCGCCGACCGCGAAGCCTATACCAATGGCGACCAGCTCAAGCTGGGCATGTACCGCCGCGACAATGGCGAACTGATCGGCATGGTCCAGCTGTTCAACATCGACGATGTCTCGCGCCGTGGCGAGATCGGCTACTGCCTGGCCAGCGCGGTGCAGGGCAGGGGCTACATGGACGAAGCGCTGACCTGCTTCATCGACTACATCGCCCATACCCTGCACATGCGCCGTCTGGAAGGCGAGATCGACCCACGCAACCAAGGCTCGGCCCGCACCCTCGAACGCCAGGGCTTCGTGCTCGAAGGCACGCTGCGGGCGCGCTGGTGCGTGGCGGGCGAGCTGACCGATTCGGGCATCTACGGCCTGCTGCTGGAGCCGCCAGTCGCATGA
- a CDS encoding phosphonate ABC transporter ATP-binding protein: protein MTIHVHGAGLRHGQVRALDAVSLSIAKGERVAIIGPSGAGKSSLLHLMATAVQPSSGHLELFGEQPWALSAGARQRLRARIGLVHQAPPLPPRQRVVTAVLAGRLGQWGLLRGLLNLVYPTDVPGARQALAELGLADKLFVQCGQLSGGQLQRVGIARALYQRPEVLLTDEPVSAMDPVLADHSLALLNRHAQANGVTLVASLHAVDLALAHFPRVIGIREGQVAFDCPAEAVTTQLLDALYANEQLGSPAQAQGPTLTVQIPRC, encoded by the coding sequence GTGACTATTCATGTACACGGCGCCGGCCTGCGCCACGGCCAGGTCCGCGCGCTCGATGCTGTCAGCCTGAGCATCGCCAAGGGTGAGCGGGTGGCGATCATCGGCCCCTCGGGGGCCGGCAAGTCCAGCCTGCTGCACCTGATGGCCACCGCCGTGCAGCCCAGCAGCGGGCACCTGGAACTGTTTGGTGAGCAGCCCTGGGCGCTGTCTGCCGGGGCGCGCCAGCGCCTGCGTGCACGGATTGGCCTGGTGCACCAGGCACCGCCGCTGCCGCCACGCCAGCGTGTGGTGACGGCAGTACTGGCGGGGCGCCTGGGGCAGTGGGGCCTGCTGCGTGGCCTGCTCAACCTGGTGTATCCGACCGATGTGCCGGGGGCGCGTCAGGCCTTGGCCGAGTTGGGCCTGGCCGACAAGCTGTTCGTTCAGTGCGGGCAGTTGTCCGGCGGGCAGTTGCAGCGGGTCGGCATCGCCCGGGCGTTGTATCAGCGGCCGGAAGTGCTGCTGACCGACGAGCCAGTGTCGGCCATGGACCCGGTGCTGGCCGATCACAGCCTGGCATTGCTCAATCGCCATGCCCAGGCCAATGGCGTGACCCTGGTGGCCAGCCTGCATGCAGTGGACCTGGCGCTGGCGCATTTCCCACGGGTGATCGGCATTCGTGAAGGGCAGGTGGCGTTCGACTGCCCGGCCGAGGCGGTGACCACGCAATTGCTGGATGCGCTGTACGCCAACGAGCAACTAGGCTCGCCCGCGCAAGCCCAGGGGCCGACCCTGACCGTGCAGATTCCACGATGCTGA
- a CDS encoding YkgJ family cysteine cluster protein, translating into MSEYNPCLDCGACCGYFRVSFFWGECQSAGGLVPDDLVVQINPTRVAMIGTDAKPCRCVSLQGEIGTEVACTIYANRSSPCREFEASWEGGVHNPSCDDARAAYGLPPLTPPGANEPHWPDDGAEVA; encoded by the coding sequence ATGTCAGAATACAACCCTTGCCTTGACTGCGGCGCCTGCTGCGGGTATTTCCGTGTGTCCTTCTTCTGGGGCGAATGCCAGTCTGCCGGCGGCCTTGTGCCGGATGACCTGGTGGTACAGATCAACCCCACCCGCGTTGCCATGATCGGCACCGACGCCAAGCCTTGCCGCTGTGTGAGCCTGCAGGGCGAGATCGGTACCGAGGTGGCGTGCACCATCTACGCCAACCGTTCCAGCCCATGCCGTGAGTTCGAGGCGTCGTGGGAGGGCGGGGTGCATAACCCGAGTTGTGACGATGCGCGGGCGGCCTATGGGCTGCCGCCGTTGACGCCGCCGGGGGCCAACGAGCCGCATTGGCCGGATGATGGGGCCGAGGTGGCCTGA
- a CDS encoding lysozyme inhibitor LprI family protein encodes MNKRYLMLLAFVAPVALADDNSPAYSQCMDKASSTVAMSSCIQAETQLQDQRLNRVYKQLTSKLESGPQKSLRDVQRQWIAYRDANCRFHIQASGGTMAQLEGGMCVLDMTRERAAELERVLSPGQ; translated from the coding sequence ATGAACAAGCGATACCTGATGCTACTGGCCTTCGTTGCGCCGGTGGCGCTGGCCGATGACAACTCGCCGGCCTACAGCCAGTGCATGGACAAAGCCTCCAGCACGGTGGCCATGAGCAGTTGCATCCAGGCAGAGACCCAACTTCAGGACCAGCGCCTGAACCGGGTTTACAAGCAGCTGACGAGCAAGCTTGAATCGGGGCCGCAGAAGAGCCTGCGCGATGTGCAGCGGCAGTGGATCGCCTACCGCGATGCCAACTGCAGGTTCCACATACAGGCCAGTGGCGGGACCATGGCGCAGCTCGAAGGCGGCATGTGTGTGCTGGACATGACCCGCGAGCGAGCGGCGGAGCTGGAGCGGGTGCTCAGCCCCGGGCAGTGA